The sequence gatgtatttatcATTGTATTgatttgttgcaatttacagatggtagatgaatgtcgatcgacttttaaaaatatttttggtaaagattgctttaataaataaattttccatctttacatactcaaaagatattgaatttaattattatattcatttttattatttaaacaaatatcctatttaatgtaatcaATGTAATGTTTGAGctcattaaagtgagatacacgcgcaagacgcgtacacctaaactagtcaTATTAATAATCTgcctttagtatatttttatttgccATCTAAATTATTACCGTCTTGTTTTGCAAATTATaaacttccgcatgacgccctctcaatttcgaacccaacagtcTCTTGAGTCTTGTAGACTATATTTTAAATGGTTGATAATAATTAACAAATTTTTGAAGTGTGAAAGGACTAACATATAATCTGATCTAACTGTTTTGTATACTGTACACGATAATCCAACTAAGTACTGAATACAAGCAAAGTGGTTAGTCAATATATACTGAAATAGACATGAGAATTTCAACATAAATGCAATCTTTGAGATGTTAGCTCAAAGATAATAGCTTGTGATCAAAGTTTACAATGTATTGATGTTGATGGTATGAGACATTATTGAATGATAAAGAAAGGGGTGAACGTGGAAGAATTAAGAAGAGGCAAAAGTCAAGAGACAAGACTTTATGAGAATTANNNNNNNNNNNNNNNNNNNNNNNNNNNNNNNNNNNNNNNNNNNNNNNNNNNNNNNNNNNNNNNNNNNNNNNNNNNNNNNNNNNNNNNNNNNNNNNNNNNNNNNNNNNNNNNNNNNNNNNNNNNNNNNNNNNNNNNNNNNNNNNNNNNNNNNNNNNNNNNNNNNNNNNNNNNNNNNNNNNNNNNNNNNNNNNNNNNNNNNNNNNNNNNNNNNNNNNNNNNNNNNNNNNNNNNNNNNNNNNNNNNNNNNNNNNNNNNNNNNNNNNNNNNNNNNNNNNNNNNNNNNNNNNNNNNNNNNNNNNNNNNNNNNNNNNNNNNNNNNNNNNNNNNNNNNNNNNNNNNNNNNNNNNNNNNNNNNNNNNNNNNNNNNNNNNNNNNNNNNNNNNNNNNNNNNNNNNNNNNNNNNNNNNNNNNNNNNNNNNNNNNNNNNNNNNNNNNNNNNNNNNNNNNNNNNNNNNNNNNNNNNNNNNNNNNNNNNNNNNNNNNNNNNNNNNNNNNNNNNNNNNNNNNNNNNNNNNNNNNNNNNNNNNNNNNNNNNNNNNNNNNNNNNNNNNNNNNNNNNNNNNNNNNNNNNNNNNNNNNNNNNNNNNNNNNNNNNNNNNNNNNNNNNNNNNNNNNNNNNNNNNNNNNNNNNNNNNNNNNNNNNNNNNNNNNNNNNNNNNNNNNNNNNNNNNNNNNNNNNNNNNNNNNNNNNNNNNNNNNNNNNNNNNNNNNNNNNNNNNNNNNNNNNNNNNNNNNNNNNNNNNNNNNNNNNNNNNNNNNNNNNNNNNNNNNNNNNNNNNNNNNNNNNNNNNNNNNNNNNNNNNNNNNNNNNNNNNNNNNNNNNNNNNNNNNNNNNNNNNNNNNNNNNNNNNNNNNNNNNNNNNNNNNNNNNNNNNNNNNNNNNNNNNNNNNNNNNNNNNNNNNNNNNNNNNNNNNNNNNNNNNNNNNNNNNNNNNNNNNNNNNNNNNNNNNNNNNNNNNNNNNNNNNNNNNNNNNNNNNNNNNNNNNNNNNNNNNNNNNNNNNNNNNNNNNNNNNNNNNNNNNNNNNNNNNNNNNNNNNNNNNNNNNNNNNNNNNNNNNNNNNNNNNNNNNNNNNNNNNNNNNNNNNNNNNNNNNNNNNNNNNNNNNNNNNNNNNNNNNNNNNNNNNNNNNNNNNNNNNNNNNNNNNNNNNNNNNNNNNNNNNNNNNNNNNNNNNNNNNNNNNNNNNNNNNNNNNNNNNNNNNNNNNNNNNNNNNNNNNNNNNNNNNNNNNNNNNNNNNNNNNNNNNNNNNNNNNNNNNNNNNNNNNNNNNNNNNNNNNNNNNNNNNNNNNNNNNNNNNNNNNNNNNNNNNNNNNNNNNNNNNNNNNNNNNNNNNNNNNNNNNNNNNNNNNNNNNNNNNNNNNNNNNNNNNNNNNNNNNNNNNNNNNNNNNNNNNNNNNNNNNNNNNNNNNNNNNNNNNNNNNNNNNNNNNNNNNNNNNNNNNNNNNNNNNNNNNNNNNNNNNNNNNNNNNNNNNNNNNNNNNNNNNNNNNNNNNNNNNNNNNNNNNNNNNNNNNNNNNNNNNNNNNNNNNNNNNNNNNNNNNNNNNNNNNNNNNNNNNNNNNNNNNNNNNNNNNNNNNNNNNNNNNNNNNNNNNNNNNNNNNNNNNNNNNNNNNNNNNNNNNNNNNNNNNNNNNNNNNNNNNNNNNNNNNNNNNNNNNNNNNNNNNNNNNNNNNNNNNNNNNNNNNNNNNNNNNNNNNNNNNNNNNNNNNNNNNNNNNNNNNNNNNNNNNNNNNNNNNNNNNNNNNNNNNNNNNNNNNNNNNNNNNNNNNNNNNNNNNNNNNNNNNNNNNNNNNNNNNNNNNNNNNNNNNNNNNNNNNNNNNNNNNNNNNNNNNNNNNNNNNNNNNNNNNNNNNNNNNNNNNNNNNNNNNNNNNNNNNNNNNNNNNNNNNNNNNNNNNNNNNNNNNNNNNNNNNNNNNNNNNNNNNNNNNNNNNNNNNNNNNNNNNNNNNNNNNNNNNNNNNNNNNNNNNNNNNNNNNNNNNNNNNNNNNNNNNNNNNNNNNNNNNNNNNNNNNNNNNNNNNNNNNNNNNNNNNNNNNNNNNNNNNNNNNNNNNNNNNNNNNNNNNNNNNNNNNNNNNNNNNNNNNNNNNNNNNNNNNNNNNNNNNNNNNNNNNNNNNNNNNNNNNNNNNNNNNNNNNNNNNNNNNNNNNNNNNNNNNNNNNNNNNNNNNNNNNNNNNNNNNNNNNNNNNNNNNNNNNNNNNNNNNNNNNNNNNNNNNNNNNNNNNNNNNNNNNNNNNNNNNNNNNNNNNNNNNNNNNNNNNNNNNNNNNNNNNNNNNNNNNNNNNNNNNNNNNNNNNNNNNNNNNNNNNNNNNNNNNNNNNNNNNNNNNNNNNNNNNNNNNNNNNNNNNNNNNNNNNNNNNNNNNNNNNNNNNNNNNNNNNNNNNNNNNNNNNNNNNNNNNNNNNNNNNNNNNNNNNNNNNNNNNNNNNNNNNNNNNNNNNNNNNNNNNNNNNNNNNNNNNNNNNNNNNNNNNNNNNNNNNNNNNNNNNNNNNNNNNNNNNNNNNNNNNNNNNNNNNNNNNNNNNNNNNNNNNNNNNNNNNNNNNNNNNNNNNNNNNNNNNNNNNNNNNNNNNNNNNNNNNNNNNNNNNNNNNNNNNNNNNNNNNNNNNNNNNNNNNNNNNNNNNNNNNNNNNNNNNNNNNNNNNNNNNNNNNNNNNNNNNNNNNNNNNNNNNNNNNNNNNNNNNNNNNNNNNNNNNNNNNNNNNNNNNNNNNNNNNNNNNNNNNNNNNNNNNNNNNNNNNNNNNNNNNNNNNNNNNNNNNNNNNNNNNNNNNNNNNNNNNNNNNNNNNNNNNNNNNNNNNNNNNNNNNNNNNNNNNNNNNNNNNNNNNNNNNNNNNNNNNNNNNNNNNNNNNNNNNNNNNNNNNNNNNNNNNNNNNNNNNNNNNNNNNNNNNNNNNNNNNNNNNNNNNNNNNNNNNNNNNNNNNNNNNNNNNNNNNNNNNNNNNNNNNNNNNNNNNNNNNNNNNNNNNNNNNNNNNNNNNNNNNNNNNNNNNNNNNNCTATAAatcatttaaatataataaaaatgagaattttacaAGTTGAGTTGTctaaaatatactcctttttctatatttaattaatacatagcaatttaatttttttacttttcattttatttttaattaaatgatttgCGGTTCATAAATATCTCATTCTTGTTTTAGATACAAGTCTTTCTTCTTCTTATCTTAAACACTTTGCCAAGTCAAACACTGTCATACAAAGAgtagaaaaatattatttctaggacaagtaaaaacaaaaatatgttaatagGGGAATGTAAATTCAATCTGGTTGGATGCTTCTTTATCACCCCCTCCCCTAATATTTAATACTCCCTCTATCTCATTATGTGTcctcatgttttttttttttttcatttcaaaaagaatgttatcttttcttatttaatagttatttaaaaatataattacacttttatcattattgatctcatttaactaaaaaaactagttgcacattttttaataaatgataatTTGGTAGCGGTTAGAAGGGAAAGTGACTATGGACCGTAAAACTATTTCTGATGGTACGAACTCCTAAAATTTATTATACATGTACTAAAATCAGATCAAAACCAATCGTTTATCTTTTGGTCATTAATTAGTGTAGTAGTTGTGCAGTTACGTTGCATGGAACCATCTCCTTGGAATTTTACGTACGTTGCAGTAAATTGACAGGTTTTTAAAAGTCAAAACCAACCTAATTTTGAAAAGTCTATTCTGccttcttacttttttttatcaCCTTCACTTCTCTTTTTGTTATGCTTACCCCTTAAAAATTAATGCTTCCTGCTATCTGTAGTAGCTGATCATATATATAATAATTGACTAATTATAGctgtatcttttttattttttatttttaaaaacaggGTTGTGATGGAGGTATTCTTCTAGATGATATTCCTGGATCATTCCAGGGGGAACAAACCTCACCACCCAACGATAACTCAGCCAGAGGCTTCGAAGTCATTGCACAAGCTAAACAAAGTGTTGTAGATACATGCCCCAACATATCTGTATCTTGTGCTGACATCTTAGCTATTGCTGCTCGTGATTCTGTTGCTAAAGTAAGTCCATTATTCACTCCCTTTAGTACTCTATCAAGTTTTGTAAACTTACAAACATCTAACCGATCTCCAAATCTTGCTTGAATGGTAAGAACGGACATTTGATCTGACACAAAAGACAGCTTAGAAGGTGAGAATTGCCCAACTAGAGCAAATTCTGATCCTCAGATCATCCACGGCCAAGCTCTCAAACTTGTGATGAACCGGAGCATGAATAATATAACATGGGGTGTAGCATTTGGTAAACTATAAAATGAGTTGAGTTTAGATCTTATATATAATTTGACAAGGAAATTGTCTTTAATTTGTTAACTCAACCCCAAAATTTCTAGAAAATAGAATATAGTAACTAGTTAGAATTAACCGGTATAAATATAAGTTATCCATCATTTTTACCAGGTTAGCTCTTAACTAATGTTATCGTATATGACAGTTAGGAGGACAAACCTATTCGGTTGCACTAGGGAGAAGCGATGCAAGAACAGCCAACTTTACTGGTGCTTTACTTCAACTTCCAGGTCCATCCGACAACCTAACAGAACAAATACGAAAATTCAGCGACAAAAATTTCACTATCCGCGAAATGGTGGCGCTAGCCGGGGCACACACGGTGGGTTTCGCCAGGTGCGTCACCGTGTGCAACAGCAACAACGTTAACCCTGCTGCACAACTCCAATGCAACTGCTCTGCTACACAGACAGACTCCAATTTGCAACAATTGGATGCAACTCCTGCTGTTTTCGACAAAGTTTACTACGATGCGTTAAACAGCAACCAGGGGATAATGTTCTCGGATCAAGTGTTGACAGGGAACACAACAACTGCTGCTATTGTAACCACTTATAGCAATGATGTTAACGTTTTCTTGGGAGATTTTGCTGCTGCAATGATCAAGATGGGGAACTTGCCTCCTTCTGCGGGTGCTCAATTGGAAATTCGCGATGTTTGCAGCAGAGTCAATCCAAGTTCTGTGGCTTCTATGTGAAAATGGAACAAAATTGAAATTGGGAAAAATAAACCGAAGTGTTAACTATAAATTAGTTGCTTGATGTGTGTGTTTTTTCATAATAAAAGAATCACTGGCTCCAGAATACTGTTCTGGTAAATTTGTTTTGTAATTTGTGTTAGTATTTGTTTTCATcctttcagtattatgatcagtTGATGCAATGTATATGTTCCAAAATATATGGATATTGTTGTCCTTGTGTGCTAGTGTtggttagttttttattttttagatcgaACTAGTTAAGGATCTGATTGGAGTAGTTCAATTAGGTAATATATTCCTTAGTATTAGAAATTAatagtttgaaaacaaaaaaaagactTTAGTAAcctaaaaatgaaactaagaatggttGAGGAAAAGATGATCGTTTTCAAGATACCACCGTAAGCCAAGTTCGTTAAtgcacattttaaaaaaaaacattttcagCTTTattgaaactcaaaattaaagtTCAAGTGACACGAAATTTCTCTTTAGGACAAAACCCACAATTCCACATTATAGCAAGCTTTATTGACATTTGTAAGGGTCACATGATTAAAATAATCAAAGGACTCTATTTATCGACTTTAAGTTCTTTAATTTCTACCACTTTATATGAAAAGTCTAGTCTATGAAAGGTCactgatttatttattttctaaagcACTGGTATGAAATTAAGGGAACGTGAATTAAAAGGAAAACAGCTGAACATCAAAAGTAAAATAACTACATAGTACAATAAAGGGGACCAAAATTACATGAGGGCCTCATTGTTTTCGTTATCACATTATCTGTCTATCAGTACTAATTTGTCGAGAAGTTGGTACCTGTCATCTCATTTGCCTAGgccaaaataagaaaattcacTTTCAGTTTGACAACTTGAGTTTTACCATATATAGTTTGGGTGAAGATTTACCAAAGTAAACTGGGTACAAATAACGTGTATCCTTTGAGATGTTGATTTCCTTTTCTTCCTTAGTTTAACTCTTTCATGGGGGTCTTCCATATCACTTGGCTAAACACGGTTCAAGCTATAAAGAATATATGTCAATTTAAACTTGGATTAGTTGGCTTCCATACAAAAAATGATAACTAATTCGAACACGATATgagatttcttttaattttgtcaagtattattaatttattatattaatttattatattaagtagcatatgttttatacttttatttaaagtagtgtatatattgaatgatatatatatgt comes from Capsicum annuum cultivar UCD-10X-F1 chromosome 2, UCD10Xv1.1, whole genome shotgun sequence and encodes:
- the LOC124896280 gene encoding suberization-associated anionic peroxidase 2-like → KQGCDGGILLDDIPGSFQGEQTSPPNDNSARGFEVIAQAKQSVVDTCPNISVSCADILAIAARDSVAKLGGQTYSVALGRSDARTANFTGALLQLPGPSDNLTEQIRKFSDKNFTIREMVALAGAHTVGFARCVTVCNSNNVNPAAQLQCNCSATQTDSNLQQLDATPAVFDKVYYDALNSNQGIMFSDQVLTGNTTTAAIVTTYSNDVNVFLGDFAAAMIKMGNLPPSAGAQLEIRDVCSRVNPSSVASM